The sequence GTTGCAAACCCCAAGCTAACGGGAGCATCCCAATGCAGGCAAAAAGCCCGCAGGCTATAAGCCTGGGGCTAATACTACGAAGCCCACCTGCGTGGGCTTGGAAACTCTCATAGCTCACGCAGGTGGGCTTTGTTTTTGTAGCCGCACCCTTCTAGGGTGTCGGATAAAGTATTTATTCCTACATTGGGATGCTCCCAAGCTAACAGCGAAAGTCCTATAAATAGGACTGGAAAACAGGTCATCAAAACTAATACAGAAAACAATGCTACGTCTCTATATTTTAGGTTTTGAAGGTAGGGTTTAATTAATTATTTAGGAAACAGAATCTGCTCTACTTCGGCTGCTTTTTCTTGTAAATCCAAATCTTGATAAATTTGTAGACTTTCTGATAAAAAGTGGGTAGCAATTGACTCTGCGTCTGGCTGATTTTGTTGAGTGCGTTTCTGGTAAATTTCACCTAATAGTTTGCGTGCTGCGGCTTCTAATTTTCGGCGGTTATAGTCTTGAGAGACTTGCAAACATTCTTTGGCGATTTCTTCGCTTTTATCAAGATTTTCTAGAGCTTCCACTTCTAAATAAGCACGAGCGATATTAAGAGCTTGTTCTGATTTTTTTATTGCTTGTCCTAATTCATCAAAATGGGTAAAACCCTTATGGTAATACTCTTCAAATAAGAGAATTTTTTCTTGTTTTGATGAGTCGTTAGGTATCCAGCGTAAACGTTCTGAGCAGAGCAAACTGAAAACAATGTAGTCGTAAGCAAGATTTTTTATATATTCGCCTGTAGTATTTATTTTTATGGCTTGATTTATGTTTTCTTCTGCTTGTGTTAGTAAATCAAAGATTTCTCTTTGGTTTGAGGTATTTTTTGCTAATAGAATTTGAGAAGAAGTAAGTTGCCGATACCGAATGGCTACTTTTTCATTTTGACCTAACTGTTGGTACAAAATAAGGCTTTTTTGACAATACTCAATTGCTTTTTTGTAGTCTTTTGAATCTCGATAGCAATTAGCTAATAAACACCACTGACTAGCAACATCTTTATCTTGACCTAATTGTTGATAAATATCTTTACTTTGTTGGTAATAATCAATAGCTTGTTCGTATTTACACCAACTTTTATAAATCCATCCTAATAGAAAATATGTGAATGCAATATCAGCTTGATTCTCTAATTGCTGACAAATTGTTAAGACTTGATTTTGATATTCAACAGCTTGTTTGTATTTACCCCATAAGCGATAGCAATAAGCTAAGTTATTCCACCGTCTAGCAATATCTTTATCCCTGCCTAACTGTTTATAAAGTTCTTTACTTTGTTGATAGTAATCAACAGCTTGTTCGTATTTACCCCAGTCTTGATAAATTCTTCCTAATTGATAGTAAGTTAATGCAATATCAGCTTGGTCATTTAATTGCTGACGAATTTCTAAGCATTTACTTTGATATTTGATTGCTTGTTCGTATTTACTCCATAAGCGATAGCAATCAGCTAAGTTATACCATTGACTAGCAATATGTTTATTTAGTTTTAATTGTTGATAAATATCTTTACTTTTTTGATAGCAATTAATAGCTTGTTCGTATTTACCCCAACCTTGATAAACCCATCCTAAGTGAACGTATGTTAATGCAATATCAGCTTGTTCGTCCAATTGCTGACGAATTATTAAACACTGATTTTGAGATTCAATAGCTTGCTGATATTTACCCCATAAGCGATAGCAATAAGCTAAGTCAGACAACCGTCTAGCAATATCTTTTTCACTACCTAATTGTTGATAAATATCTTTACTTTGTTGGTGGCAATTAATAGCTTGTTCGTATTTACCCCAGTCTTTATAAATACTTCCTAGCTGATAGTATGCGAGTGCAACACTAGCTTGGTTATTTAACTGCTGACTAATTGTTAAGCATTGATTTCCACATTCAACAGCTTGCTGATATTTACCCCATGAACGATAGCATTCACCCAGACGATGCCAGTGGTTAGCAAGATATTTATTACGACCTAATTGTTGATAAATATCTTTACTTTGTTGAAAGTAATCAACAGCTTGCTCATATTTACCCCAATCTTGGTAAATCCTTCCTAGTTTGTAGTATGTAGTAGCAATACTGGCTTGGTCATCCAACCGCTGATAAATTTCTAATTCTTTATTTTTATATTCAACAGCTTGTTCGTATTTATTCCAATCTTGATAAATCGTTCCTAATTCATAGTATGCGAATGCAATACCGGCTTGGTCGTCTACCTGTTGACTAATTGTTAAGCATTGATTTTTACATTCAACAGCTTGCTGATATTTACCCCATGAATGATAGCATTCACTCAGACGATACCAGTGGTTAATAACACTTTTATTTCGACCCAATTGTTGATAAATATCTTTGCTTTGTTGGTAGAAATTAACAGCTTGTTCGTATTTACCCCAATCTTCATAAATCCTTCCTAGCTGATAGTAAGCGTCAGCAATATTAATTTGGTCATTTAACTGCTGACGAATTTCTAAATCTTTATTTTGATATTCAACAGCTTGCTCGTATTTACCCCATAAGCGATAGCAGTTACCTAGCCAATACCACTGGTTTGCAATATCTTTATCACGACCTAATTGTTGATAAAGCTCTTTACTTTGTTGGTGATAATTAATAGCTTCTTGGTATTTACCCCAACACTGATATGCTCTACCAACAATGCTTAAAATAATTGCTTCGTATTTGAGGTTACCTAATTGTTTTATTAGAGACAATGTTTTTTGATAATAGTCTAATGATTCTTCATATTTTTTGTAATCTGATTGACATTTACCCCAAGAAAGCCAGAACCAAGCACTATCTATAAATTCACTATAAATTTTTGCATTATTATAATACTGATTAGCTTTTTCATATTCTTTTTTTTCTTGATAGCAAATTGCCAATCCCCAATCAATAAATGCTTCTAAGTTGTCATTATATTGATTTTTTATATCTTCTAAAATAGATATAGCTAAATCATGTTTATCTTTACGAATGTAAGATATTCCTGTAATAAAATCTAATGCTATTTGGTATCGTCCTTCAACTAAACTGTACTTTCTACTAGCTTCGAGAGCAGGTGTCATATCTTGACCAAGATTTTGCACAAAACTAATAGTACAAAAAAATAAAAATGGCTCTAATCCAGTAACAAATTCTGTCGCATAATTAACTAATACTGTTGAATCACAACAAGCAACATAAAGAATGGCTGTTTTTGTTAGAATACGAATTTCTTCAGACAGAGTTAAATCATCAGCGAATTCTTTTAATAAATCTATGACTTCATTTTTTTTATAAAACTGTTCTATTTTACGCAGTAATCTTAATAATTGCTTAGTCGTATCATCTCCAAAGTCATCAGTATCTATACCAAGACAGGTAATAACTAGCTTACGAATCAGCTTTTTCCTAAAAATACTATTAACTTCAACTTCTGCAATTACCTGTCCTGCAAATAGCAAATTTTTTAACTTTAATTCTACTTCCTGAGAGTTGTTTTCTGATTTATCCTCTGCTTTTAAGTAAATAATTGTTTGCTCTTCAGATGAGGAATTTTTAATTTGTATTTCACCATGTTGTAGAGTTGGTTGATAATCTTCTAAATTCTTGAACAGTTTTTTTATTAGCTTCTTTACTTGTGTTGGAAAATGAATCCCGTAATATCCTAACGCTAATAAAATTGGTTCATTCCAGCGCGGCTCGTGAAGATGGTTCTGGATAAGTTGTAAAATTTCATTTGGGTCATTATCTGCAATATAACGAGCTGCAAAATACTCTTCAAATGTCAGGTGCATAAAGCCATAAAACCCAGGTGTTCGTTCCACAAATAAACCCGTGGTTTCCCGTACTTTTCGCAAAAACTCTCCTACTGCTTGAAGGACGGATTCTGACTCTGGTTCATCATCATTCAATTCAGCCAGCTTTTGTGCTAAATTTTCCTCAACTTCTTGCTCACTAACTACACCAGAAGGTTTTTCTTCATGCATCCAATATGCCAAGGGTGCTAAAAGTTCTACTACTTCTGTTTCCTTTAACACTACTTTTGGTGCATCTGGTAATTTCTTACTAAGTTGCCAATCTTCCGTCAGAGTTTGCACTGCTAATTCATAGAGTTTAACTCGACGGTTAGGAAGGCGATCGCCATTTCGGTGAATGAGTGCCAAAATAGTTAACAGTAGGGGGTTAGTTGTTAACCGCTTCACACCTTCATTGACTTCAACTGACTGTAAAATATCTTGTACTTGCTCGTTTCCTCTGCTTTGCCATTGCTCTTCACTAGCATCTGGCTGTTGTGCTTTCTCAACTGTATGACACCAGCGAGACAAGAATAGTTCTACCTGTTCGCTATCCATGTCTTCGATGGTAAATTCTGCAAATCTACCGCTTAGTTGTACATCGCGGTAGCCAGCAATGCGACTGGTAATTACAAATTTGTTGTTGGGAAATTCATCAACAAACTGATTAATACATTTTACGATTTGTTTGCGACTTTCTTGATCGAATACCTCATCTAAACCATCTAGCAACATCAAACATTGTCCTTGACGCATCCT comes from Rivularia sp. PCC 7116 and encodes:
- a CDS encoding tetratricopeptide repeat protein, which encodes MLNQDTNYSLSEADKKELDKLVTLLEISSGTTIIFGITPEISPQHIVVKSLKDSLETTEESFEFYNFFYSEDSFHNFLYRLDDNKQQNTQTERKFVMAFGIDQLPTPRLVKEMKQLNLGREELFGRNLVLILWLNKNQFLDEFRQRAPDFWDWREKVVEFKTRNPLLYPYLEWLIAENSYLKISGVMQVNRQVDIFLDQVYVSLQAQWRQHITETSEANTTKPNVASVLQSQSVKFDEMDVSQDDLNEAYDYEALIEDSITVSSTKTVNKKIALSQAVRENPYSVILGAPGAGKTTLLRYLALHFAKTKRDDGETVIVGEDKEELGKTLLPVFFRIADFAEQLKQQPNLTLLEYLRQFYRQWEAHFQTEEEMGTQKEVAEFLLLRMRQGQCLMLLDGLDEVFDQESRKQIVKCINQFVDEFPNNKFVITSRIAGYRDVQLSGRFAEFTIEDMDSEQVELFLSRWCHTVEKAQQPDASEEQWQSRGNEQVQDILQSVEVNEGVKRLTTNPLLLTILALIHRNGDRLPNRRVKLYELAVQTLTEDWQLSKKLPDAPKVVLKETEVVELLAPLAYWMHEEKPSGVVSEQEVEENLAQKLAELNDDEPESESVLQAVGEFLRKVRETTGLFVERTPGFYGFMHLTFEEYFAARYIADNDPNEILQLIQNHLHEPRWNEPILLALGYYGIHFPTQVKKLIKKLFKNLEDYQPTLQHGEIQIKNSSSEEQTIIYLKAEDKSENNSQEVELKLKNLLFAGQVIAEVEVNSIFRKKLIRKLVITCLGIDTDDFGDDTTKQLLRLLRKIEQFYKKNEVIDLLKEFADDLTLSEEIRILTKTAILYVACCDSTVLVNYATEFVTGLEPFLFFCTISFVQNLGQDMTPALEASRKYSLVEGRYQIALDFITGISYIRKDKHDLAISILEDIKNQYNDNLEAFIDWGLAICYQEKKEYEKANQYYNNAKIYSEFIDSAWFWLSWGKCQSDYKKYEESLDYYQKTLSLIKQLGNLKYEAIILSIVGRAYQCWGKYQEAINYHQQSKELYQQLGRDKDIANQWYWLGNCYRLWGKYEQAVEYQNKDLEIRQQLNDQINIADAYYQLGRIYEDWGKYEQAVNFYQQSKDIYQQLGRNKSVINHWYRLSECYHSWGKYQQAVECKNQCLTISQQVDDQAGIAFAYYELGTIYQDWNKYEQAVEYKNKELEIYQRLDDQASIATTYYKLGRIYQDWGKYEQAVDYFQQSKDIYQQLGRNKYLANHWHRLGECYRSWGKYQQAVECGNQCLTISQQLNNQASVALAYYQLGSIYKDWGKYEQAINCHQQSKDIYQQLGSEKDIARRLSDLAYCYRLWGKYQQAIESQNQCLIIRQQLDEQADIALTYVHLGWVYQGWGKYEQAINCYQKSKDIYQQLKLNKHIASQWYNLADCYRLWSKYEQAIKYQSKCLEIRQQLNDQADIALTYYQLGRIYQDWGKYEQAVDYYQQSKELYKQLGRDKDIARRWNNLAYCYRLWGKYKQAVEYQNQVLTICQQLENQADIAFTYFLLGWIYKSWCKYEQAIDYYQQSKDIYQQLGQDKDVASQWCLLANCYRDSKDYKKAIEYCQKSLILYQQLGQNEKVAIRYRQLTSSQILLAKNTSNQREIFDLLTQAEENINQAIKINTTGEYIKNLAYDYIVFSLLCSERLRWIPNDSSKQEKILLFEEYYHKGFTHFDELGQAIKKSEQALNIARAYLEVEALENLDKSEEIAKECLQVSQDYNRRKLEAAARKLLGEIYQKRTQQNQPDAESIATHFLSESLQIYQDLDLQEKAAEVEQILFPK